In a single window of the Nicotiana tomentosiformis chromosome 8, ASM39032v3, whole genome shotgun sequence genome:
- the LOC104099401 gene encoding homeobox protein BEL1 homolog gives MAGQESEEIKPRSMVTSTGYWYSDHTSTPSNIPNLVNHQLQSFETNPEIYNLTSGMEMIGFPTNNPQVMWKGNFFNKTGGNSTGPSSSKSTNEQFYQHGNFTTSENMLLVSPTEDQAWHENNRLLVEDPSLRCVFPCEGNERPSQGLSLSLCSSNPSSIGLQSFELRHQQQIIQDGFLGKAAANIQQQNQGYYHQLKDSRYLGPAQELLVEFCSLGTKQNDHSSAKVLKQQKSNQWEDENASTSKKQTLQSLDLLELQKRKTKLLQMLEEVDRRYKHYCDQMKAVVSTFEAVAGNGAARVYSTLASKAMSRHFRCLRDGIVGQIKATKKAMGEKDTVVVPGTTRGETPRLRLLDQTLRQQKAFQQMNMMETHPWRPQRGLPERSVSVLRAWLFEHFLHPYPSDVDKHILARQTGLSRSQVSNWFINARVRLWKPMVEEMYLEETKDQQENLESPDGSKGLDHDMNGISVGRQINQNPQLHIEDQKPNLVRIDSECISSIINHPEKNDTTNNNNKNCLQNHHQVHNLHSFGRGGDHSFGAIELDFSSYNHNSTGAIAYGNESVQHNIGGGVSLTLGLNQNGGSGMGLSTFSQASQSSLFYPRDDHIDQDCQQVQYSLLDSENQNLPYRNLMGAQLLHDLAG, from the exons ATGGCTGGTCAAGAAAGTGAAGAGATTAAACCAAGGTCAATGGTTACAAGTACTGGTTATTGGTATTCAGATCATACTTCAACACCAAGTAATATTCCAAATCTAGTGAATCATCAGTTGCAAAGCTTTGAAACTAATCCAGAGATTTACAACTTGACTTCTGGCATGGAAATGATAGGGTTTCCAACAAACAATCCTCAAGTTATGTGGAAaggtaatttctttaacaaaactgGTGGTAACAGCACTGGTCCTTCCTCTTCCAAATCAACAAATGAACAGTTTTACCAACATGGTAATTTTACTACAAGTGAAAATATGTTACTAGTTTCACCAACAGAAGATCAAGCTTGGCATGAGAATAACAGATTACTCGTTGAAGATCCATCTTTAAGATGTGTATTCCCTTGTGAGGGAAATGAAAGACCAAGTCAAGGACTTTCACTTTCTctttgttcatcaaatccatctAGTATTGGTTTACAATCTTTTGAACTGAGACATCAGCAACAAATAATTCAAGATGGTTTTTTGGGAAAAGCAGCTGCaaatattcaacaacaaaatcaaGGGTATTATCATCAGCTTAAGGACTCAAGATATTTAGGTCCTGCTCAGGAGCTCCTGGTTGAATTCTGTAGTCTTGGAACAAAGCAAAATGATCATTCTTCAGCAAAAGTATTAAAGCAACAAAAGTCCAACCAATGGGAAGATGAGAATGCTAGTACTTCAAAAAAGCAAACTTTACAGTCTCTTGACCTTTTAGAACttcagaaaagaaaaacaaagctGCTTCAAATGCTTGAAGAG GTGGATAGAAGATACAAGCACTATTGTGATCAAATGAAAGCAGTTGTATCAACATTTGAAGCAGTGGCTGGAAATGGAGCAGCAAGAGTTTACTCAACCTTAGCTTCAAAGGCAATGTCAAGGCATTTTAGATGTTTAAGAGATGGAATTGTAGGACAAATTAAGGCCACAAAAAAAGCAATGGGAGAAAAAGACACAGTTGTTGTTCCTGGTACAACAAGAGGAGAAACACCAAGACTTAGACTTCTTGATCAAACACTAAGGCAACAAAAGGCTTTTCAACAAATGAATATGATGGAAACTCATCCTTGGCGACCTCAacgtggtttgcctgaaagatcAGTTTCTGTTCTACGTGCTTGGCTTTTTGAACACTTTCTTCACCC GTACCCAAGTGATGTTGATAAACACATTTTAGCCCGCCAAACTGGTCTTTCAAGAAGCCAG GTGTCTAATTGGTTCATTAATGCAAGGGTAAGGCTATGGAAGCCAATGGTAGAAGAAATGTACTTAGAAGAAACCAAAGATCAACAAGAGAATCTTGAATCTCCAGATGGATCTAAAGGGCTTGATCATGACATGAATGGTATAAGTGTAGGCAGGCAGATTAATCAAAATCCTCAGTTACACATTGAAGATCAAAAGCCAAATCTTGTAAGAATAGACTCTGAATGCATTTCTTCTATCATAAATCATCCTGAGAAAAATGacaccaccaacaacaacaacaagaattgTCTTCAAAATCATCATCAAGTTCATAACTTGCATAGTTTTGGAAGAGGTGGGGATCATTCTTTCGGCGCGATAGAGCTGGATTTTTCATCATACAATCATAACTCAACTGGAGCTATTGCATATGGAAATGAAAGTGTGCAACATAATATTGGAGGGGGTGTGTCTTTGACATTGGGTTTAAACCAAAATGGTGGAAGTGGAATGGGGTTAAGTACATTTTCACAAGCATCTCAAAGTTCACTGTTTTATCCTAGAGATGATCATATTGATCAAGATTGTCAACAAGTTCAATATTCACTTTTGGACAGTGAAAATCAGAATTTGCCTTATAGAAATTTGATGGGTGCACAGCTGCTTCATGATTTGGCTGGttga